The region TAAATCCCGAAACACCTACATTGTCGGGAACTGCTTCCTCACGAGGAAAGCTGCTTAATAAAATTACTAAATGTCCTGAATGAACATCTCTAATGCaaaaaggttttctgtgaggattATGTAGGGATAGGTGTAGGGTTCAGTAAAATACACTAAAAGTCAAAGGAATGCCCTCACCATGATAGAACAacaaatgtgcatttaaaaaaaataaagaaaatccgTGCAAAGCCAACCAAAATAAATTTTCTGTTGTTCTCGTGTCATAAcacactgtactgtactgtaaagGGCTTGACTCATTTCTCTTTCTTATTCAGAGCTTGCAGACTTCTGTTCCTGCTGCAGAAAAATCAAAGATGTATCTCTCTCGGTTTAATTTGTGGTATTCAGAATTTCAACAAGATTGTGAAAAATTCCTTCCAGTTCTCTACTGTGGTCCAATGTCAAAAAGGTGGCATGAGTGATCAACTCCAGATATCAACTGATCTGGGGCTCTTCAAGCCCCCTTTTACAGTCCGTGGGATGACCAAACTGGACCGAAACGCTTTCAGCCAGACAGTCAGTGTTCCTGCCATATGGATACCAACCAGTGTTCTCAACAAAGTGGTGAAGAGTTTGAAGAAAGTGGCACTACAGAGGCCAGGACTCAAGCGGGTTGTGGAAGAAGATGGCAATAAAGATGGAAAAGATTGCAGTAATGGGGAACATCGACTGCTGTTATTGGATCCAAACAGCATAACATCATCCGATTCGTTTGGCAGTGAGGAGGCAAAAGCTTTGAAAGCATTTGGGGTTCCTCAAGAGATCCAGAGATACAAACTGAAACTCACCTATGAGAACCTTAAGAGTGAAGAGATTCTGCGAGCCGTACTTCCTGAGGGACAGGACGTGACATCAGGATTTAGCAGAGTGGGCCACATTGCCCACATGAACCTTAGAGACCACCAACTTCCCTACAGAAAATTGATTGGTGGGAGAGATATATAATAAATGGGTGAATAAATCACTATTGgtttagttcccccaaaaatgaaaattctctcatcatttactcaccctcatgcaatcccagatgcgtgactttctttattctgcagaacacaaaacaaagattttatgaagaatatctcagctctgtagttccaaataatgcaagtgaatggtggccagaactttgaagccccaaaaaacaaattaaggcagcataaatgtaatccatgtgactacagtggttaaatctatgtcttcagaagcaatataatatgtctgtgtgagaaaagatatttaaatacttttttactataatgtCCACCTTCACGTCcaccttctttttctttttagttttttggcaattcacattctttgtgcatatcgccacctactgttcGTGGCTGGTCCAAGGtggagatttagaataaaaaagggacttaaatgttgatctgtttctcacccaaaatgattGGATCACTTTGGAATACATGGATCAAACATAgtgtttatgtttcctttatgtggtttttgagcttcaaatttctggccaccattcacttgcatagtaaggacctacagagctgaaatattcttctaaaactcgttgttctgcagaagaaagtcatacacatctgggatggcacgagggtgagttaatgagaagagaataaaacattttgggtgaattatctgtTAAATGTCCGATAACCGATATGCagaacagttttatatatatatatatatatatatatatatatatatatatatatatatattataatcattattGTTTAATTTCAGCTTTTGAAATGTTGTGTGCAGTTCTTCATAGATCCAACATGTCATTTATTGGAAGACTCAATATTTAAGAATGGATTAAATAGAAAGtgttcatacatatatatatatatatatatacacacacacacacatacacatacattcacacatctCAAACTGATTATCTCTAGTTTATGATATTCTGTTTTAGGTCAGGTAATCATAGATAAGAACCCTGGCATTTCCTGCGTGGTAAACAAGACCAACACCATTGACTACACTTACAGGAACTTCCAGATGGAGGTTTTGGCAGGAGAGAGTAACATGGTAGCAAAGGTGAGCTCACCTGACATATGGAGTCCGCATAAACATCCGTGATCAATAATTCTGTACCGGTACACTTCAATCTGTAATCTTAATTTATAATTAGACATACCTTGCCTTTCTTTCAGGTACGTGAGAACGGCATGTTTTACGAGTTTAATTTCTCGCGAGTGTACTGGAACCCTCGACTCAGCACAGAACACAAGCGCATTGTTACTCTCCTTCAACACGCCGATACAGTAGTCGACGTTTTTGCCGGGGTCGGTCCATTTGCAATCCCAGCAGCGCGTCGAGGTTGTGAGGTCCTGGCTAATGACTTGAACCCTGAGTCCTTCCGCTGGCTCTAGCACAATACTAAGCTCAACAAGGTCCAGCAAATGGTAACATGCTTTAACATGGATGGACGGGACTTCATCCGGGGTCCAGTGCGAGAGTGTCTGCCCACTCTAATGAAGAGATCACAAAAAATTCATATGGTAATGAATCTCCCTGCACTTGCTCTAGAGTTCCTCGATGCTTTCAAGGGTCTATTGGACCCAAAGCCAGATCAGGGACACTCCTTCCAGGACAAGCTGCCTTGGGTGCATTGCTATGGGTTCTCAAAGGAGGATGATCCCCAGAAGGATGTAGTGGAGCGGGCAGAGGCGAGTTTAAAGGTTTCCCTGCACGGACAGTGTTCTGTGCACATGGTGAGAAATGTGGCACCTAATAAGGAGATGATGTGTGTGAGTTTTATTCTGCCAAGAAGAGTCCTGTACAGCAAGTTCACCCATGATAGAGGTAAGAGACATACCTTGAATTGCCATTTTACAATAGTAAATGGGATAGAaagttctgtcatgatttaccCTGCATGGTTGTTACAAACAAGTTTGACTTTCCTTCATGGAGCACAAAAattagatgttagacagaatgttggcctcagtcattatttactttcacatggaaaaacaaaagtgcagtgaaagtgaatggtgaccacggcAGTaactagtggggtgaaaggtggtaacgactCCTCCCACTTAAACTTcccatgccccgtttcttgcactctcattggctgtatgtcaacgctgctgttgtattcagtcaaaacatatttcacactgcacgatttggaatcgcagacaggtccagatatttaacattctagatatctcgctgacatcgcgACAAGTCAGCGTTTCTCTTAACtcacgtctttgataattcatacattgcgatcatcgttcacgggagcgagctccgatttgcctacgatttcaggcttttgtcgacgatctccacaaaactgtcggcgaatgaaaatcgggcttaaaacgTTGTAGTGTAAGCTCGGCATTAGggggcccagattaccttgctacggccctgaTGGTGACCGAGGCTCacatcctgcctaacatcttgttttatacaggtttggaaaaacatgtgtAAAGGATGACAGGATtacaaaatgtttgggtgaattgTTCCTTTAAGAAACATACTGAGCATACACACTCAAACATGTCACACATTGAACAAATGTAATACATTGAGAAGACTACACATCATGAACAAGGTGAAAGCCACATGGCAAGTAATTTCTTTGAAGGCATAACTGGGAACAActctatttttgctttattgttgttttttctctctccctccataGACTGCTCAGAGGAACTGTGTCCAAAGAAACAGAAGTGTGAAGATCTAACAGACTAAAGAATCTTAAACTATCAGTGTTAAATTCACTGTTGAATAAGTTCCGTAATATTGAagtctgtttaattttttttctaataaaTTATAATTCCATCAGGATTGCTGTTGTGTTGCTATATTTTTGTGAATCACAAATGATCACCCCACCAACACTgacaaaaagaaaaagctttTCCTCATTTAACcgaaacattacaaaaataaccaaaatatctgtacatatttttctttaacatattaaaacttgtttataTCACACTTCAACATAAACCCCAGTGGTCGGTATATTCTGAACTCAGCCTGCTGAATGAGTCTTCAAAAGGAATCTTTCCCATGATCCTTGTGCAGGCAAACATTTTCAGCCTCTCTCTTTTCTTATGTGTGAGAGCCTTTTGCTGGACATGGATAGGAGTAGAACTCCCTGTTGTTTTGTCATGAGGGAAACAGGCCACTAAAAGCATCCTGGATGGCACGATGGCAAGCCAGTCCTGATGTATAACCACCAGCCTGGTCCTGTGCAGATGCTGTACGCACATGATTCAGATACCTGCACAGAGAGAAAAGACAATACAGAATAGTTTTAACAGCTTTTCACTGGTTTCTTGGTTATTCGTACAGAGCAAGGGTGTCGAACTAATTTTGGGTAGCAGGTCTGATTGGACAAAGCGACATTGCTTGGGGGCCaagtttacatttataaattatatatactgtgtatatatatatatatatatatatatatatatatatatatatatatatatatatatatatatattcaattcagactgcaatcTCATAACTTAGGTAAAATATAAATTCTTTAGTGATGCTGGTAGTTCAGTGGTGGAGCAAAAGAAAACTGGAGCAGGAAAATATGCTGAAAAGATGCTGTTTTCATAGCTAACACTGGGgtaacaagataaaaaaaaaaaaaatgtatccaccaGCCACAGTGGCTGTGAATGCCCAATTTCACCAGCcactttgattattttttttttaccagctcCTTTGGTTATTCACAAAGGTATAGAATACTACCACTTCTGAAGCTGTAGTGAATTATATCATCACACATGACAATTCATTAATTTCGCTGCATGTCATTTGCTATGTATGGTTATGTATCCAGCTACAAATGTTTATTAAGCAATTtttcattcacaatgcatgtaaacgtggtgtCCTCCGTGGAAATCAAGCAAACTAAACTaagagcacctcctgagatgtcTGAAATCATTTACAGCATTATCATGGACGACATTGTTCTTGCAGTTGCAAACAATTTTCAGATGACAAACAGCAGAAACAGTGAGCACTCTGCATGCACATGTTCCATGAGAAGCGCTG is a window of Xyrauchen texanus isolate HMW12.3.18 chromosome 24, RBS_HiC_50CHRs, whole genome shotgun sequence DNA encoding:
- the LOC127617448 gene encoding tRNA (guanine(37)-N1)-methyltransferase-like; protein product: MAAGWRKACRLLFLLQKNQRCISLGLICGIQNFNKIVKNSFQFSTVVQCQKGGMSDQLQISTDLGLFKPPFTVRGMTKLDRNAFSQTVSVPAIWIPTSVLNKVVKSLKKVALQRPGLKRVVEEDGNKDGKDCSNGEHRLLLLDPNSITSSDSFGSEEAKALKAFGVPQEIQRYKLKLTYENLKSEEILRAVLPEGQDVTSGFSRVGHIAHMNLRDHQLPYRKLIGQVIIDKNPGISCVVNKTNTIDYTYRNFQMEVLAGESNMVAKVRENGMFYEFNFSRVYWNPRLSTEHKRIVTLLQHADTVVDVFAGVGPFAIPAARRGCEVLANDLNPESFRWL